One genomic window of Polyangiaceae bacterium includes the following:
- the hisB gene encoding imidazoleglycerol-phosphate dehydratase HisB, which translates to MSTELATLGRRAVVERTTRETSIRVEINLDGSGQSKIDTPLPFLSHMLDQIARHGLFDLTVDAKGDIEIDGHHTTEDVGIVLGQAVREALGDRAGIRRYGWATLPMDEALVTAALDLSGRAYLVWRVPLPKAKLGTWDTELAEVFFDAFARTAQCNLHLKLLEGENLHHIVEITFKAFSKALRMATEKDPRVSGVPSTKGSLD; encoded by the coding sequence ATGAGCACCGAACTCGCGACCCTTGGCCGGCGCGCTGTGGTCGAGCGTACCACGCGTGAGACTTCAATCCGCGTGGAAATCAACTTGGACGGCTCGGGGCAATCGAAGATCGACACCCCCCTGCCCTTCCTCAGCCACATGCTCGATCAGATCGCGCGCCACGGCTTGTTCGACCTCACGGTGGACGCCAAGGGCGACATCGAAATCGACGGCCACCACACGACGGAAGACGTGGGCATCGTGCTCGGCCAGGCCGTGCGGGAAGCTCTGGGCGATCGCGCAGGGATCCGCCGCTACGGCTGGGCCACGCTGCCCATGGACGAGGCGCTGGTCACCGCCGCGCTCGACCTCTCGGGGCGCGCCTACCTGGTGTGGCGCGTTCCCCTCCCCAAGGCCAAGCTCGGCACCTGGGACACCGAGCTCGCAGAAGTCTTCTTCGACGCCTTTGCCCGCACCGCCCAGTGCAACCTGCACCTGAAGCTGCTCGAGGGCGAGAACCTCCACCACATCGTGGAAATCACCTTCAAGGCTTTCTCCAAGGCGTTGCGCATGGCGACCGAGAAGGATCCGCGAGTAAGCGGCGTGCCGAGCACCAAGGGCAGCCTGGACTAG
- the lon gene encoding endopeptidase La, which yields MASGPSERVAILPLRNSVLFPMSVVPINVGRPRSVRLVEELGQDGGLIGVITQKSSDAVEPTFEDLYRVGTLARVVKVIRLGPGNYSVVLNGLARFELEKSFGLEPYMTADVVRIQEPAPDAKVTELGRTLREHTRKVLELMPDLPRETASILDNVREPGALADLIASNFPEEHASIQRRQEILEAFDVEKRMNLVLDMVKRQLEVLQVKGEITALVQEEMSRSQRDYVLRQQLKSIREELGEADDDEVEALRERVAIANMPPEAEKAARKQLSRLSGMQPQSAEFNVTRTYVEWLADLPWSRTSPDRIDVKAVRRCLDEDHWGLERVKKRIVEYTAIRQLRTDKRGPILLFVGPPGVGKTSLGRSIARAMGRRYGRISLGGVRDEAEIRGHRRTYVGALPGRIVQALKKVGTRNPVLVLDEVDKMGADVRGDPAAALLEVLDPAQNDTFVDHYLEVPFDLSQVTFLATANYPRDIPEALKDRLEVIEVPGYPRSDKIHIAREFLVPKQLSEHGLTAEQIEFTSEGIELLIDAYTREAGVRSLERQVASICRDIAVRLAEGEDVKGQKTTSEYVEKVLGVHKYRPELAEREPTPGVATGLGLNAAGGELLFVEATKMRGKGEVHITGNLRDVMKESANTAVSFVRSKAEKLMLDPQWLEKIDLHLHVPRARATQDAASLGVPIFVAVVSLLLNAPARIDVAITGELTLRGSILPVEGIKDKILAAHRAGLREVVLPARNERDLEEVPAEIRNDLRIHFVQRLDEVLPLVLVGPESGATPSTPDKSPPGLTGSPAV from the coding sequence ATGGCTTCTGGCCCCTCTGAGCGCGTCGCGATCCTCCCGCTGCGCAACTCCGTGCTCTTCCCCATGAGCGTCGTGCCCATCAACGTGGGCCGGCCTCGCAGCGTGCGCCTCGTCGAGGAGCTCGGCCAGGACGGCGGGCTCATCGGAGTCATCACCCAGAAGTCCTCGGACGCGGTCGAGCCGACCTTCGAGGATCTGTATCGCGTGGGCACCCTGGCGCGCGTGGTGAAGGTGATCCGCCTCGGCCCCGGGAACTACAGCGTGGTGCTCAACGGCTTGGCGCGTTTCGAGCTGGAGAAGAGCTTCGGCCTCGAGCCGTACATGACCGCCGACGTGGTGCGCATTCAAGAGCCTGCACCCGACGCGAAGGTGACAGAACTGGGGCGAACGTTACGTGAGCACACCCGCAAGGTGCTCGAGCTGATGCCGGATCTGCCGCGGGAGACCGCAAGCATCCTCGACAACGTGCGCGAGCCGGGCGCGCTCGCCGACTTGATTGCTTCTAATTTCCCCGAGGAACACGCGAGCATCCAGCGCCGGCAGGAGATCCTCGAGGCTTTCGACGTCGAAAAGCGCATGAATCTGGTGCTCGACATGGTCAAGCGCCAGCTCGAGGTGCTGCAGGTCAAGGGCGAGATCACCGCGCTCGTGCAAGAGGAGATGAGCCGCAGCCAGCGCGACTACGTGCTGCGCCAGCAACTCAAGAGCATCCGCGAAGAGCTGGGTGAGGCGGACGACGACGAGGTCGAGGCGCTGCGTGAGCGCGTGGCCATCGCCAACATGCCACCGGAAGCGGAAAAAGCCGCGCGCAAGCAGCTGTCGCGGCTCTCTGGCATGCAGCCCCAGAGCGCCGAGTTCAACGTCACCCGCACCTACGTGGAGTGGCTCGCGGATCTGCCGTGGTCGCGCACGAGCCCCGACCGCATCGACGTGAAGGCGGTGCGCCGTTGCCTCGACGAGGACCACTGGGGCCTCGAGCGGGTGAAGAAGCGCATCGTCGAATACACCGCCATCCGTCAGCTCCGCACGGATAAGCGCGGCCCGATCTTGCTGTTCGTTGGTCCGCCCGGCGTGGGTAAGACGAGCCTGGGGCGCAGCATCGCGCGCGCCATGGGACGGCGCTACGGTCGCATTTCCCTGGGTGGCGTGCGGGACGAAGCGGAAATCCGCGGGCACCGCCGGACCTACGTCGGCGCGCTCCCGGGACGCATCGTCCAGGCGCTGAAGAAGGTCGGCACGAGGAACCCCGTGCTGGTGCTGGATGAGGTCGACAAGATGGGCGCCGATGTCCGCGGCGATCCGGCGGCTGCCTTGCTCGAGGTGCTCGACCCTGCACAGAACGACACCTTCGTGGACCATTACCTCGAGGTACCATTCGATCTGAGCCAGGTGACCTTCCTGGCCACCGCGAACTACCCGCGAGACATCCCCGAGGCGCTCAAAGATCGCCTGGAGGTGATCGAGGTCCCTGGCTACCCGCGCAGCGACAAGATCCACATCGCCCGCGAGTTCCTGGTGCCGAAGCAGCTCAGCGAACATGGCCTGACCGCTGAGCAGATCGAGTTCACCAGCGAAGGCATCGAGCTCTTGATCGACGCCTACACCCGCGAAGCCGGGGTGCGCAGCCTCGAGCGCCAGGTCGCCTCGATCTGCCGGGACATCGCCGTACGCCTCGCCGAAGGCGAAGACGTGAAGGGCCAGAAGACTACGAGCGAATACGTGGAGAAGGTGCTTGGCGTGCACAAGTACCGCCCAGAGCTGGCGGAGCGCGAACCCACTCCTGGCGTGGCCACTGGCCTCGGCCTGAACGCCGCCGGAGGTGAGCTGCTGTTCGTCGAAGCCACGAAGATGCGCGGCAAGGGCGAGGTGCACATCACGGGCAACCTGCGGGACGTGATGAAAGAGTCCGCCAACACCGCGGTCAGCTTCGTGCGCTCCAAGGCGGAGAAGCTGATGCTCGACCCCCAGTGGCTCGAGAAGATCGATCTGCACCTGCACGTGCCGCGTGCTCGAGCGACCCAAGACGCGGCGAGCCTTGGCGTGCCGATCTTCGTGGCCGTGGTGTCATTGCTCCTGAACGCGCCGGCGCGCATCGACGTCGCGATCACCGGCGAATTGACGCTGCGTGGGTCGATCCTCCCGGTGGAAGGCATCAAGGACAAGATCCTCGCGGCACACCGCGCGGGTCTGCGCGAGGTCGTCCTGCCAGCGCGCAATGAACGCGACCTGGAGGAGGTGCCTGCGGAAATCCGCAATGATCTGCGCATCCACTTCGTCCAGCGCCTGGACGAAGTCCTCCCGCTGGTGCTCGTTGGCCCTGAGAGCGGAGCAACTCCCAGCACGCCAGACAAGAGCCCGCCTGGCCTCACCGGGTCTCCGGCGGTCTGA
- a CDS encoding tetratricopeptide repeat protein yields the protein MRTRLTHRWRSASSVAAALALAFTLGSVSAYAQPAGADVLFDQGRALMDAKRYAEAAEKFEESYSLDPAIGTQLNLAECYVNVGRTASAWTTYRAAAAASAQAGQRERERYASGKAKALESKLSQVSVSVGQPVEGLVVKRNGIDVPAALWGTPVPTDPGTVTIEASAPGYEPWNTQIDLGKEADRQEVNVPLLTAKPLPPEEGPQGPPPNPELGGSLTSEPKGDPGDAGVLPPPDQGGGFNAAGWITLGVGVVGLGIGTFLYFDSQATIDDANCPNSQCVVGIGDKDLHDSGRAEEKTAFILGGLSLAVTGVGVYLLLSDGSGDESASLNHTNSAWYRGLSLGSDGRTTAASWRTAF from the coding sequence ATGCGTACCCGACTGACTCACCGCTGGCGCTCGGCCTCGTCTGTTGCAGCGGCTCTGGCCCTCGCGTTCACTCTCGGCTCTGTCTCCGCTTACGCGCAGCCCGCAGGCGCGGACGTGTTGTTCGACCAGGGGCGCGCGCTGATGGACGCCAAGCGCTACGCCGAAGCTGCTGAAAAGTTCGAAGAGAGCTACAGCCTGGATCCAGCAATCGGAACGCAGCTGAACCTCGCGGAGTGCTACGTCAACGTGGGGCGCACTGCGAGCGCGTGGACCACCTATCGCGCCGCGGCCGCAGCCTCAGCCCAAGCCGGGCAGCGAGAACGGGAGCGCTACGCGAGCGGCAAAGCCAAGGCGCTCGAGTCGAAGCTGTCTCAGGTCTCTGTTTCCGTGGGGCAGCCGGTTGAGGGCCTCGTGGTCAAGCGCAACGGGATCGATGTGCCTGCGGCGCTCTGGGGGACCCCAGTGCCAACCGATCCCGGCACCGTCACTATCGAAGCCTCAGCGCCCGGCTACGAGCCGTGGAACACGCAGATTGATCTCGGCAAGGAAGCTGACAGGCAAGAGGTCAACGTGCCCTTACTCACAGCGAAGCCGCTGCCCCCCGAGGAAGGGCCCCAGGGTCCGCCTCCGAATCCCGAGCTCGGTGGTTCACTCACCAGCGAGCCAAAAGGCGACCCGGGTGACGCTGGCGTGCTGCCGCCGCCGGACCAAGGCGGGGGCTTCAACGCCGCCGGCTGGATCACCCTGGGCGTGGGGGTGGTGGGTCTCGGCATCGGGACGTTCCTGTACTTTGACTCGCAGGCGACCATCGACGATGCGAACTGCCCGAACTCCCAGTGCGTGGTCGGGATTGGCGACAAAGATCTCCACGACTCGGGCCGCGCCGAAGAAAAGACGGCGTTCATCCTGGGTGGATTGAGCTTGGCGGTGACCGGCGTTGGCGTCTATCTGCTGCTGAGCGACGGCTCGGGAGATGAGAGCGCAAGCCTCAACCACACCAATTCCGCGTGGTACCGCGGGTTGAGCCTTGGCAGCGACGGGCGCACCACCGCGGCCAGCTGGCGCACAGCGTTCTGA
- a CDS encoding Uma2 family endonuclease, with amino-acid sequence MATYADLLALGEDVRAEVLAGEVHVAPAPLPRHSRAQGALRRFIGGPYDDDDGFGGPGGWWILLEVDVELSAHDIVRPDLAGWRRQRLPSPWDTRPLKVAPDWICEVLSPSNAATDRVYKRNLYAKVGVPHFWMLDPTARTLETLRLQDGVWVDSGSYDDSAVVRVPPFEEVELAVARLFPPSQG; translated from the coding sequence ATGGCGACATACGCCGACCTCCTCGCTCTCGGGGAAGACGTGCGGGCTGAGGTCCTTGCAGGCGAGGTACATGTCGCGCCCGCGCCGTTGCCCAGGCACTCGCGCGCCCAGGGGGCGCTGCGGCGCTTCATCGGCGGGCCGTACGACGACGACGACGGTTTTGGTGGCCCAGGCGGTTGGTGGATCCTGCTCGAAGTCGATGTCGAACTCTCGGCACACGACATCGTCCGACCGGATTTGGCCGGCTGGCGCCGACAGCGACTTCCAAGCCCTTGGGATACACGCCCGCTCAAGGTCGCTCCCGACTGGATCTGCGAGGTGCTGTCGCCGTCCAACGCCGCAACCGACCGCGTCTACAAACGAAACCTCTACGCCAAGGTGGGCGTGCCCCACTTTTGGATGCTCGACCCGACCGCGCGCACCCTGGAGACGTTGCGACTCCAAGACGGCGTGTGGGTCGACTCGGGGAGCTACGACGACTCAGCGGTCGTGCGTGTGCCGCCATTCGAAGAGGTCGAGCTCGCAGTGGCGCGGCTGTTTCCGCCCTCACAAGGGTAA
- a CDS encoding SDR family NAD(P)-dependent oxidoreductase: MKLEGKRIFITGASSGLGHGMALELAQRGNDLAVTARRVERLQALAAEVEALGRRCVVVPADATDQAASAQAFARAVEELGGIDVAILNAGGGRPTNMAAASVDDVIRISRANFDTLVNYLVPAMAHLQGAGGGVIAYTGSPAGYFGLPNSGPYSASKASGRVLIDSCRIELAPHNVRFVALYPGFTYTDGLDPKQVPIRALIIEKERAVREMVWAIERERSHHLFPKRIRFLIGFGRMLPEPLRRRLLSAAAGPK; the protein is encoded by the coding sequence ATGAAGCTAGAAGGCAAACGCATCTTCATCACCGGCGCCTCGAGTGGCCTCGGGCACGGCATGGCCCTCGAGCTGGCGCAGCGCGGAAACGATCTGGCGGTGACGGCGCGCCGGGTGGAGCGCCTGCAAGCCCTGGCGGCTGAAGTGGAAGCCCTCGGTCGCCGCTGCGTCGTGGTGCCGGCAGACGCGACAGACCAAGCGGCCAGCGCGCAGGCGTTTGCACGCGCTGTCGAGGAGCTGGGCGGGATCGACGTCGCGATCCTGAATGCTGGGGGTGGGCGTCCCACGAACATGGCCGCCGCGTCGGTGGACGACGTGATCCGGATCTCGCGCGCGAACTTCGATACGCTGGTGAACTATCTGGTGCCTGCGATGGCTCACTTGCAGGGCGCAGGAGGCGGCGTAATCGCCTACACCGGTTCGCCCGCTGGCTACTTTGGCTTGCCAAACTCCGGGCCCTACAGCGCTTCCAAGGCTTCAGGTCGCGTGCTGATCGACAGCTGCCGGATCGAGCTCGCGCCGCACAACGTGCGCTTTGTCGCGCTGTACCCTGGCTTCACGTACACCGACGGACTGGATCCCAAGCAGGTCCCAATCCGCGCCTTGATCATCGAGAAGGAGCGCGCGGTGCGCGAGATGGTCTGGGCTATCGAGCGTGAGCGCTCCCATCACCTGTTCCCGAAGCGGATCCGCTTCCTGATCGGCTTCGGACGCATGCTCCCGGAGCCCCTACGACGCAGGCTCCTCAGCGCCGCGGCAGGGCCCAAGTAG